Proteins from a genomic interval of Lycium ferocissimum isolate CSIRO_LF1 chromosome 2, AGI_CSIRO_Lferr_CH_V1, whole genome shotgun sequence:
- the LOC132047405 gene encoding cysteine-rich receptor-like protein kinase 43 — protein sequence MASGEVGASDVAAWSAPGSGLVSVGASVPGVDCPLCFASIFKDGPDLLGLCRGTSSEEASPEMSIYSIDLRGVAKRISSPPACRVGAEGPSSAIQIEDVDMNPAISDFGTARSFGGNEIGAMTTRVARTYGYMSLEYAAEGKFSVKSDVFSFGVLVMEIVSGKRNRGFLCGSASKKEGFWK from the exons ATGGCCTCGGGAGAAGTAGGTGCCTCAGATGTTGCAGCTTGGTCAGCACCGGGCAGTGGACTGGTATCCGTTGGAGCCTCGGTACCGGGGGTCGACTGTCCTCTTTGCTTTGCCTCAATATTTAAAGATGGCCCAGATCTTCTAGGCCTCTGCAGGGGAACCTCTTCGGAAGAAGCGTCACCTGAAATGTCAATATATTCAATTGACCTTAGAGgagttgcaaaaagaatttcttCCCCACCTGCGTGCAGAGTAGGAGCCGAAGGTCCTTCTTCAGCG ATACAAATAGAAG ACGTTGATATGAACCCAGCGATATCTGACTTTGGCACGGCAAGAAGTTTTGGAGGAAATGAGATTGGAGCCATGACAACAAGAGTGGCTAGGACATA CGGCTACATGTCTCTAGAGTATGCagcagaaggaaaattttcagtGAAATCAGATGTATTTAGCTTTGGGGTTCTAGTTATGGAGATTGTAAGCGGGAAGAGAAATAGAGGGTTCTT GTGTGGATCTGCttcaaagaaggaagggttttGGAAGTAA